From one Streptomyces sp. N50 genomic stretch:
- the thiD gene encoding bifunctional hydroxymethylpyrimidine kinase/phosphomethylpyrimidine kinase — protein sequence MKPRVLTVAGSDSGGGAGIQADLKTMLALGVHGMSVVTAVTAQNSLGVQGAWELPAEAVRAQYRSVVDDIGVQAVKTGMLASAELVETVAELIGGTAVPTVVDPVGISKHGDSLLADSALGAVRTKLLPVATVATPNLDEVAQLTGVRVESEGQLREAAAAVLSYGPRWVLIKGGHLPGDAVDLLTDGSEEHWLRAARHDNRHTHGTGCTLASAIASQLAKGHSVPEAVTAAKAYVTGAIAAGFALGGGIGPVDHGWALRNGLS from the coding sequence GTGAAGCCCCGTGTCCTGACGGTGGCCGGCTCCGACTCCGGTGGAGGGGCTGGAATCCAGGCCGACTTGAAGACGATGCTCGCGCTCGGCGTGCACGGCATGAGCGTTGTCACGGCGGTCACGGCGCAGAACTCCCTCGGTGTGCAAGGTGCTTGGGAACTTCCGGCGGAGGCGGTGCGCGCCCAGTACCGCAGCGTCGTCGACGACATCGGCGTACAGGCAGTGAAGACCGGGATGCTCGCGTCGGCCGAACTCGTCGAGACGGTCGCGGAGTTGATCGGCGGCACGGCCGTCCCTACGGTCGTCGACCCGGTCGGCATCTCGAAGCACGGGGACTCGCTGCTGGCGGACTCCGCGCTGGGCGCCGTGCGGACGAAGCTGCTGCCGGTGGCGACCGTGGCCACGCCGAACCTGGACGAAGTGGCGCAACTCACCGGCGTACGGGTCGAGTCGGAGGGGCAGCTGCGGGAGGCCGCGGCTGCTGTGCTGTCGTACGGGCCGCGTTGGGTGTTGATCAAGGGTGGTCATCTGCCGGGTGACGCCGTGGATCTGCTCACCGACGGTTCCGAGGAGCACTGGCTGCGCGCGGCCCGGCACGACAACCGGCACACCCATGGGACCGGCTGCACGCTCGCCTCGGCGATCGCGTCACAGCTCGCCAAGGGGCATTCGGTGCCGGAGGCGGTGACGGCGGCGAAGGCGTATGTCACGGGGGCGATCGCGGCGGGGTTCGCGCTGGGGGGCGGGATCGGGCCTGTCGATCACGGCTGGGCGTTGCGGAACGGGCTCTCCTGA
- the coaD gene encoding pantetheine-phosphate adenylyltransferase: protein MRRAVCPGSFDPITNGHLDIIARASRLYDVVHVVVMINQSKKGMFTVDERIGLIGEVTAEFGNVQVEAYHGLLVDFCKQRDIPAIVKGLRAVSDFDYELQMAQMNNGLSGVETLFIPTSPTYSFLSSSLVKEVAQWGGDISHLVPPIVLEALHERLGQD from the coding sequence GTGCGCCGCGCTGTTTGTCCGGGGTCCTTCGACCCCATCACCAACGGACACCTCGACATCATCGCCCGGGCCTCCCGGCTGTACGACGTCGTGCACGTCGTCGTGATGATCAACCAGTCGAAGAAGGGCATGTTCACCGTCGACGAGCGGATCGGGCTGATCGGCGAGGTCACCGCCGAGTTCGGCAACGTCCAGGTCGAGGCGTACCACGGCCTGCTCGTCGACTTCTGCAAGCAGCGCGACATCCCGGCCATCGTCAAGGGCCTGCGCGCGGTCAGCGACTTCGACTACGAACTCCAGATGGCCCAGATGAACAACGGACTGTCGGGCGTCGAAACCCTGTTCATCCCCACCAGCCCCACCTACAGCTTCCTGTCGTCCTCGCTGGTCAAGGAGGTCGCGCAGTGGGGCGGCGACATCTCCCACCTGGTGCCGCCGATCGTCCTGGAAGCGCTCCACGAGCGGCTCGGACAGGACTGA
- a CDS encoding HSP90 family protein translates to MDSQTSQSSQASQSPHTFQVDLRGLVDLLSHHLYSSPKVYLRELLQNAVDAITARRAEQPDSPALVRLFADGGTLRVEDSGVGLTEADVHNLLATIGRSSKRADGLQEARSDFLGQFGIGLLACFVVAERIRVVSRSARTPDAPPVEWTATDDGSYTVRTLPDSERPEPGTTVHLVARAGAGEWLTKEKVLALARDFGALLPYDVRVDGEAVTDLPAPWDRSYPSPSTRRVALARHCHELFGFTPLDSIDLSVPLAGIRGVAYVLPGAVSPAQRASHRVHLKGMLLTERAEQLLPDWAFFVRCVLDTDSLRPTASRESLYEDETLAAVREALGERIRGWLTGLAAGDPERLAAFLSVHHLGVKSLARHDKEMLRTMLPWLPFETTDGRVSLEEFAQRHPVVHFTRTVEEYRQVAPIASAQGIGVINGGYTYDGELVEALPSVRPGTVVAELDSDTVTAHLDSVDPAEELALADFLAAARAKLDPLGCDVVLRAFHPLSVPALHLDDRSARHEQARAEAEEQADDLWAGILGSLRGSAPRARLVLNHLNPLIRRISSLGDRDLIGTATESLYGQALLMAQRPLRPADSALLNRAFIGLLEWATHGEGDH, encoded by the coding sequence ATGGACTCCCAGACCTCACAGTCATCCCAGGCATCCCAGTCACCTCACACGTTCCAGGTCGACCTGCGCGGTCTGGTGGACCTGCTCTCCCATCACCTCTACTCCAGCCCCAAGGTCTATCTGCGCGAGCTGCTGCAGAACGCCGTGGACGCGATCACCGCCCGCCGGGCCGAGCAGCCCGACTCCCCTGCCCTGGTGCGGCTGTTCGCCGACGGGGGCACCCTGCGCGTCGAGGACTCCGGCGTCGGCCTCACCGAGGCGGACGTGCACAACCTCCTTGCCACCATCGGCCGTAGCTCCAAGCGTGCCGACGGGCTCCAGGAGGCCCGTTCCGACTTCCTCGGGCAGTTCGGCATCGGGCTGCTCGCCTGCTTCGTGGTCGCCGAGCGGATCCGGGTCGTCAGCCGCAGCGCCCGTACGCCCGACGCGCCGCCCGTGGAGTGGACGGCGACCGACGACGGCTCGTACACCGTGCGGACCCTGCCCGACAGCGAGCGCCCCGAACCGGGCACCACCGTGCACCTGGTGGCCCGCGCGGGCGCCGGCGAGTGGCTCACCAAGGAGAAGGTCCTCGCGCTGGCGCGGGACTTCGGGGCCCTGCTGCCGTACGACGTGCGCGTGGACGGCGAGGCGGTCACCGACCTGCCCGCGCCCTGGGACCGGTCGTACCCGAGTCCCAGCACCCGGAGGGTGGCGCTGGCGCGGCACTGTCACGAGCTGTTCGGGTTCACGCCGTTGGACTCGATCGACCTCTCCGTGCCGCTCGCGGGGATCCGGGGAGTCGCCTACGTCCTTCCCGGCGCGGTGAGTCCGGCGCAGCGGGCGAGTCACCGGGTGCATCTCAAGGGCATGCTGCTGACCGAGCGGGCCGAACAGCTGCTGCCCGACTGGGCGTTCTTCGTGCGCTGCGTGCTGGACACGGACAGCCTGCGGCCCACGGCCTCGCGCGAGTCGCTGTACGAGGACGAGACGCTGGCCGCCGTACGGGAGGCGCTCGGCGAGCGGATCCGGGGCTGGCTGACCGGGCTCGCGGCGGGTGATCCGGAGCGGCTCGCCGCGTTCCTGTCGGTGCATCACCTGGGGGTGAAGTCCCTGGCGCGGCACGACAAGGAGATGCTGCGCACGATGCTGCCGTGGCTCCCGTTCGAGACGACCGACGGACGGGTGTCCCTGGAGGAGTTCGCGCAGCGCCACCCGGTGGTGCACTTCACGCGGACCGTGGAGGAGTACCGGCAGGTCGCCCCGATCGCGTCCGCGCAGGGCATCGGAGTGATCAACGGCGGTTACACCTACGACGGCGAGCTGGTCGAGGCGCTGCCGTCGGTGCGCCCGGGGACGGTGGTCGCCGAGCTGGACTCGGACACCGTGACCGCGCACCTGGACTCCGTCGACCCGGCCGAGGAGCTGGCGCTGGCGGACTTCCTGGCCGCCGCGCGGGCGAAGTTGGACCCCCTGGGGTGTGATGTCGTCCTACGGGCGTTCCATCCGCTGTCGGTGCCCGCGCTGCACCTGGACGACCGCTCGGCCCGGCACGAGCAGGCCCGTGCGGAGGCCGAGGAGCAGGCCGACGACCTGTGGGCGGGCATCCTGGGCTCGCTGCGGGGCAGTGCTCCACGCGCGCGTCTCGTGCTCAACCACCTCAACCCGCTGATCCGGCGGATCAGTTCGCTGGGGGACCGGGACCTGATCGGGACGGCCACGGAGTCGCTCTACGGGCAGGCACTCCTGATGGCGCAGCGACCACTGCGCCCCGCCGATTCGGCTCTGCTGAACCGGGCGTTCATCGGCCTCCTGGAGTGGGCCACACACGGGGAGGGCGACCACTGA
- the recG gene encoding ATP-dependent DNA helicase RecG yields MDLVPALEEPLKKVLGPATAKVMAEHLGLHTVGDLLHHYPRRYEERGQLTHLAELPMDEHVTVVAQVADARLHTFASSKAPRGKGQRLEVTITDGSGRLQLVFFGSGVHKPHKELLPGTRAMFAGKVSVFNRRLQLAHPAYELLKGDAEEAVETWAGTLIPIYPATAKLESWKIGKALQTALPSAQEAVDPLPDSLREGRGLVSLPEALLKIHRPHTKADIAAARDRLKWDEAFVLQVALARRRHADAQLPAVARKPTPDGLLTAFDDRLPFTLTDGQVKVSKEIFDDLATEHPMHRLLQGEVGSGKTMVALRAMLAVVDAGGQAAMLAPTEVLAQQHHRSITEMMGELAEGGMLGGAERATKVTLLTGSMGTAGRRQALLDLVTGEAGIVIGTHALIEDKVQFHDLGLVVVDEQHRFGVEQRDALRGKGKQPPHLLVMTATPIPRTVAMTVFGDLETSVLDQLPAGRSPIASHVVPAADKPHFLARAWERVREEVSNGHQAYVVCPRIGDEDDDPKKAGKAKKKSPEDEAEKRPPLAVLDIAAQLAKGPLQGLKIEVLHGRMHPDDKDAVMRRFAAGDTDVLVATTVIEVGVNVPNATAMVIMDADRFGVSQLHQLRGRVGRGSAAGLCLLVSEMPEASPARQRLNAVASTLDGFELSRIDLEQRREGDVLGQAQSGARTSLRVLSVIEDEEVIAEAREEATKVVEADPDLEHLPALRTALDALLDEEREQYLEKG; encoded by the coding sequence ATGGATCTCGTGCCCGCACTGGAAGAACCACTCAAAAAGGTGCTCGGCCCCGCCACCGCGAAGGTGATGGCCGAGCATCTCGGCCTGCACACAGTAGGCGACCTCCTGCACCACTACCCGCGCAGATACGAGGAGCGGGGCCAGCTCACGCACCTCGCCGAGCTGCCGATGGACGAGCACGTCACCGTGGTCGCCCAGGTCGCCGACGCCCGCCTGCACACCTTCGCGTCCAGTAAGGCCCCCCGGGGCAAGGGCCAGCGTCTCGAAGTCACGATCACGGACGGCAGCGGCCGGCTCCAACTCGTCTTCTTCGGCTCGGGAGTTCACAAACCCCACAAGGAACTCCTGCCGGGCACCCGCGCGATGTTCGCCGGCAAGGTCTCCGTCTTCAACCGCCGCCTGCAACTCGCGCATCCGGCGTACGAGTTGCTGAAGGGCGACGCCGAGGAAGCGGTGGAGACCTGGGCGGGCACCCTGATCCCCATCTACCCCGCCACCGCCAAGCTGGAGTCCTGGAAGATCGGCAAGGCCCTTCAGACGGCACTCCCCAGCGCCCAGGAAGCCGTGGACCCCCTCCCGGACTCCCTGCGCGAAGGCCGAGGCCTGGTCTCCCTCCCGGAGGCACTCCTCAAGATCCACCGCCCGCACACCAAGGCGGACATCGCCGCGGCCCGCGACCGCCTCAAGTGGGACGAGGCCTTCGTCCTCCAGGTGGCCCTGGCCCGCCGCCGCCACGCGGACGCCCAACTCCCGGCGGTGGCCCGCAAACCGACCCCGGACGGCCTCCTCACGGCCTTCGACGACCGCCTTCCGTTCACCCTCACGGATGGGCAGGTGAAGGTGTCCAAGGAGATCTTCGATGACCTGGCTACGGAGCATCCGATGCACCGGCTGCTGCAAGGGGAAGTGGGTAGCGGAAAAACAATGGTGGCCCTCCGAGCCATGCTCGCCGTGGTCGACGCCGGCGGGCAGGCAGCCATGCTCGCGCCCACCGAAGTGCTCGCGCAGCAGCACCACCGCTCCATCACCGAGATGATGGGGGAGTTGGCCGAGGGCGGGATGCTGGGCGGGGCCGAGCGGGCGACCAAGGTCACGTTGCTCACGGGTTCCATGGGGACGGCCGGGCGGCGTCAGGCCCTCCTCGACCTCGTCACCGGTGAGGCCGGGATCGTGATCGGCACGCACGCGTTGATCGAGGACAAGGTCCAGTTCCACGACCTGGGCCTGGTCGTGGTCGACGAACAGCACCGCTTCGGCGTCGAACAGCGCGACGCCCTGCGCGGCAAGGGCAAGCAGCCCCCGCACCTCCTCGTCATGACCGCGACCCCCATCCCGCGCACGGTCGCCATGACGGTCTTCGGCGACCTGGAGACCTCGGTCCTCGACCAACTCCCGGCCGGCCGCTCGCCGATCGCCAGCCATGTCGTCCCCGCAGCGGACAAACCCCACTTCCTGGCCCGCGCCTGGGAGCGCGTCCGCGAGGAGGTCTCCAACGGCCATCAGGCGTACGTCGTCTGCCCCCGCATCGGCGACGAGGACGACGACCCCAAGAAGGCCGGCAAGGCCAAGAAGAAGTCCCCCGAGGACGAGGCGGAGAAGCGCCCACCGCTCGCCGTCCTGGACATCGCGGCCCAGCTCGCCAAGGGCCCGCTCCAGGGGCTGAAGATCGAGGTGCTGCACGGCCGTATGCACCCCGACGACAAGGACGCGGTGATGCGCCGTTTCGCCGCCGGGGACACGGACGTCCTGGTCGCGACCACGGTCATCGAGGTCGGCGTCAACGTGCCCAACGCCACGGCCATGGTGATCATGGACGCCGACCGCTTCGGCGTCTCCCAGCTCCACCAGCTCCGCGGCCGGGTGGGCCGCGGCTCGGCCGCCGGCCTCTGCCTCCTGGTCTCCGAAATGCCCGAGGCCAGCCCGGCCCGCCAGCGCCTCAACGCCGTCGCCTCCACCCTCGACGGCTTCGAACTCTCCCGCATCGACCTCGAACAGCGCCGCGAGGGCGATGTGTTGGGGCAGGCGCAGTCCGGTGCCCGCACTTCGCTCCGGGTCCTGTCGGTCATTGAGGACGAGGAGGTCATCGCGGAGGCGCGGGAGGAGGCGACGAAGGTGGTGGAGGCCGATCCCGACCTGGAGCACCTTCCGGCCCTGCGGACAGCTCTGGACGCCCTACTGGACGAGGAGAGGGAGCAGTACCTGGAAAAGGGCTAG
- a CDS encoding DAK2 domain-containing protein: MPQVPQTFFDALAVRTWCGLALRALGRAREEIDAINVYPVADGDTGTNLYLTMESAVAAVEAVFDGHGTLAERKPPLADAARAMAHGALIGARGNSGTILAQLLRGMAQVLAADGETAHTDGEGLRLALRRAADSARHAVAHPVEGTVLSVASAAADAADGTEGDCGSVARAAYGGACAALAATPGQLAVLERAGVVDAGGRGLVAVLAALVETFTGESPVFGAHARVEVVLASGAPDVADVTLCGDGPEAVQEGGPAFEVIYLLEADDSAVTRLRQRLDVLGDSLVVVGGDGLWNVHVHVDDAGAAVEAGVEAGRPYRIRITHFGLGDVHTTGAERPPRERAQRAVVAVVPGEGLAGLYGEAGATTVLARPGEPPASGELVAAVRRAHAREVVLLPNDAELRHTAAAAAEQARAEGIRVALIPTRSAVQGIAALAVHEPERRFDEDVVSMTSAAGATRYAEVAVAERQSWTMAGICQAGDVLGLVDGDVAVIGADVTATARAVLDRMLAAGGELVTLVLGDEAPVSVADILEIHVRETYLAVDTVVYRGGRQGALLLIGVE; encoded by the coding sequence GTGCCGCAGGTGCCGCAGACATTCTTCGATGCTCTCGCGGTGCGCACCTGGTGCGGTCTCGCGCTGCGGGCGCTGGGGCGTGCGCGCGAGGAGATCGACGCGATCAACGTGTACCCGGTGGCCGACGGGGATACCGGCACCAACCTGTACCTGACCATGGAGTCCGCCGTCGCCGCGGTCGAGGCGGTGTTCGACGGACACGGCACCCTGGCCGAGCGGAAACCGCCGCTGGCCGACGCCGCCCGTGCGATGGCCCACGGCGCGCTCATAGGGGCGCGCGGCAACTCCGGGACGATCCTCGCGCAGCTGCTCCGGGGCATGGCCCAGGTCCTCGCCGCCGACGGTGAGACGGCTCACACGGATGGGGAGGGCCTACGGCTCGCTCTGCGCCGTGCGGCCGACTCCGCCCGGCATGCGGTCGCCCACCCGGTCGAGGGCACGGTCCTCTCGGTCGCCTCGGCTGCGGCGGACGCGGCCGACGGCACCGAGGGCGACTGCGGGAGCGTGGCACGGGCCGCCTACGGGGGAGCGTGCGCGGCGCTGGCCGCGACCCCGGGGCAGCTGGCCGTCCTGGAGCGCGCGGGAGTCGTCGACGCGGGCGGGCGGGGGTTGGTGGCGGTGCTGGCCGCGCTGGTGGAGACGTTCACGGGGGAGTCGCCGGTTTTCGGGGCGCACGCACGCGTGGAGGTTGTTCTGGCTTCCGGCGCTCCTGATGTCGCCGATGTCACCCTGTGCGGTGACGGCCCCGAAGCCGTCCAGGAGGGTGGCCCGGCCTTCGAGGTGATCTACCTCCTGGAGGCCGACGACTCCGCCGTGACCCGGCTGCGGCAGCGGCTCGACGTCCTCGGCGACTCGCTCGTCGTGGTCGGCGGCGACGGCCTGTGGAACGTGCACGTGCACGTGGACGACGCGGGCGCCGCCGTCGAAGCCGGCGTCGAGGCCGGTCGGCCGTACCGGATCCGGATCACGCACTTCGGGCTCGGTGACGTGCACACCACCGGTGCTGAACGGCCGCCCAGGGAGCGTGCGCAGCGGGCCGTCGTCGCCGTGGTGCCGGGGGAGGGGCTCGCCGGGCTCTACGGCGAGGCCGGCGCGACCACCGTGCTCGCGCGCCCCGGGGAGCCGCCCGCCAGCGGGGAGTTGGTGGCCGCCGTACGGCGGGCACACGCGCGTGAGGTCGTGCTGCTGCCCAATGACGCCGAGCTGCGGCACACCGCCGCCGCTGCCGCCGAGCAGGCCCGGGCCGAGGGCATCCGGGTCGCGCTGATCCCGACGCGCTCCGCGGTGCAGGGAATCGCGGCGCTCGCCGTGCACGAGCCGGAGCGGCGGTTCGACGAGGACGTCGTCTCGATGACCTCGGCGGCGGGCGCGACCCGGTACGCCGAGGTCGCCGTCGCCGAGCGCCAGTCCTGGACCATGGCCGGGATCTGCCAGGCCGGGGATGTGCTGGGCCTGGTCGACGGCGATGTGGCGGTGATCGGCGCCGATGTCACGGCCACCGCCCGGGCCGTCCTCGACCGCATGCTCGCGGCCGGCGGTGAACTGGTCACGCTCGTCCTCGGCGACGAGGCACCCGTGAGCGTCGCCGACATCCTGGAGATCCACGTCCGGGAGACGTACCTCGCCGTCGACACGGTGGTGTACCGGGGCGGCCGGCAGGGTGCCCTGCTGCTCATCGGCGTGGAGTAG
- the rpmB gene encoding 50S ribosomal protein L28, with protein MAANCDVCGKGPGFGNNISHSHRRTPRRWNPNIQRVRTVVGGTPKRVNACTSCIKAGKVSR; from the coding sequence GTGGCTGCCAACTGCGACGTCTGCGGCAAGGGGCCGGGCTTCGGCAACAACATCTCGCACTCGCACCGCCGTACACCGCGTCGCTGGAACCCGAACATCCAGCGCGTTCGTACCGTGGTCGGCGGGACGCCGAAGCGCGTGAACGCTTGCACCTCGTGCATCAAGGCCGGCAAGGTCTCGCGCTGA
- a CDS encoding tetratricopeptide repeat protein, translating to MTGITDFDALRRAMAENSEEPEGPARNARAEHLLAEAEKLDIPLAVIEALGHQLKVYNYSSEKDKMFVPFARLLRMWDERPEDFDEYEVHSLHWVFKWMSSGMLGQPHIPLASIEKWLGEMEHRYRLAGHSERAVRSAEFSVASHIGDLARAERAYAAWLAADRDAMADCHACELHTQGEWQVKQERYAEALDLWAPVLEGELTCAHEPHAALASSLAPLLRLGRTDEARAHHLRGFRLVRPMESMRGAYADHVEFCALSGNEARGLELLAERPVYFTDSGNPGSGLDFLSVVALLMDRLTELGLGDQQVPGPTGRTWTARELAVHARVEALSLAARFDQRNGTTHVGDRARARMDQRPLVERLPLGVRSAARPVTAPVPTAVPEVIPEKDLTALLTEARRLSDTLQPHAVEAWLAVSRAAEGVELSARDRAEIADHQAMDQGPEGIGLFEHAAELFAEAGDPGEAWAARARGAYVRALTGEVDEALAAIAEPYDGVLALYSEDGTGVRQTAAVLMSRARILMRRVHGDSPDHTPASGDLAAAEAAVREVLALVEGQPLPGDVADVRLAARGAEGQAMLAELAVRAGDLETAVRLFAKASTAFVVAGLPWFAVEYEARLAGLAHQLGDITEAERALRAALEHGGPYLEAPGRAQLHLQLAEVLGGRGRSEEAAEHALEAAHWADEAGEGPTLGAYARHQLGGFLLRQGRWAEAAEVLESALPDLSAETHGDGAIVQTQWWLGDCLSELGEHRAAAERRLQAAEIARTWPEQNDHATLAHLAAESLGHADLPAEADQAYERAGDLWRSLGNVHGLVRSLRARAWLALRADQGLDRARELMAGAIEECEAALLVTDDQEARQRLTGELGHTHRQFGELLARSVAEEAEDTAIQAAFEDALTQTAESVTVFAALGEGAVHTRTGAELAAGWLEADLSRPADAAARARGVLKAYEGADDGDETVRARRAEAEQLLQLMEEQTDK from the coding sequence ATGACAGGGATCACGGACTTCGACGCGCTGCGCCGGGCCATGGCGGAGAACTCCGAGGAGCCGGAGGGACCGGCCCGCAACGCGCGCGCGGAGCACCTGCTCGCCGAGGCCGAGAAGCTGGACATCCCGCTCGCGGTCATCGAGGCGCTCGGGCACCAGCTGAAGGTCTACAACTACAGCTCCGAGAAGGACAAGATGTTCGTCCCCTTCGCGCGCCTGCTGCGCATGTGGGACGAACGGCCCGAGGACTTCGACGAGTACGAGGTCCACTCGCTGCACTGGGTCTTCAAGTGGATGTCGTCCGGCATGCTCGGCCAGCCGCACATCCCGCTCGCCTCGATCGAGAAGTGGCTCGGCGAGATGGAGCACCGCTACCGGCTGGCCGGACACTCCGAACGGGCCGTCCGCAGCGCGGAGTTCAGCGTCGCCTCGCACATCGGTGACCTCGCGCGGGCCGAGCGGGCGTACGCCGCGTGGCTGGCCGCCGACCGCGACGCCATGGCCGACTGCCACGCGTGCGAACTGCACACCCAGGGCGAGTGGCAGGTGAAGCAGGAACGGTACGCCGAGGCGCTCGACCTGTGGGCGCCGGTCCTGGAGGGCGAGTTGACCTGCGCCCACGAGCCGCACGCCGCGCTGGCGTCCTCCCTGGCGCCGCTGCTGCGCCTCGGGCGCACCGACGAGGCCCGCGCCCACCACCTGCGGGGCTTCCGTCTCGTACGGCCCATGGAGAGCATGCGGGGCGCATACGCGGACCATGTGGAGTTCTGCGCGCTGAGCGGCAACGAGGCGCGTGGTCTGGAGCTGCTCGCGGAGCGTCCGGTGTACTTCACGGACTCCGGGAATCCGGGCAGCGGGCTGGACTTCCTGTCGGTGGTAGCGCTGCTGATGGACCGGCTGACCGAGCTGGGCCTCGGCGACCAGCAGGTGCCGGGGCCGACCGGCCGTACCTGGACGGCACGCGAACTCGCCGTCCACGCACGCGTGGAGGCCCTCTCCCTGGCCGCCCGCTTCGACCAGCGCAACGGCACGACCCACGTCGGCGACCGGGCACGCGCGCGCATGGACCAGCGGCCCCTGGTGGAACGGCTCCCCCTGGGAGTGCGTTCGGCGGCCCGGCCGGTCACGGCACCGGTGCCGACAGCGGTACCCGAGGTCATCCCGGAGAAGGACCTCACCGCGCTCCTCACGGAGGCGCGACGACTGTCGGACACCCTCCAACCGCACGCCGTGGAGGCCTGGTTGGCGGTCTCCCGGGCCGCCGAGGGCGTCGAGCTGTCCGCCCGCGACCGCGCCGAGATCGCCGACCATCAGGCGATGGACCAGGGCCCCGAGGGCATCGGCCTCTTCGAGCACGCGGCCGAGCTGTTCGCCGAGGCGGGCGACCCCGGGGAGGCATGGGCGGCACGCGCGCGTGGAGCGTACGTACGCGCTCTCACGGGCGAGGTCGACGAGGCCCTCGCGGCGATCGCCGAGCCGTACGACGGGGTCCTCGCCCTGTACTCCGAGGACGGCACGGGCGTACGGCAGACGGCGGCCGTGCTGATGAGCCGGGCGCGCATCCTGATGCGCAGGGTTCACGGGGACTCCCCCGACCACACCCCCGCCAGCGGGGACCTGGCCGCCGCCGAAGCCGCCGTACGGGAGGTGCTGGCGCTGGTCGAGGGGCAGCCCCTCCCGGGTGACGTGGCCGATGTGCGGCTGGCCGCGCGGGGTGCCGAGGGTCAGGCGATGCTGGCCGAACTCGCGGTGCGGGCCGGGGACTTGGAGACGGCCGTGCGGCTGTTCGCGAAGGCGTCGACGGCTTTCGTGGTCGCGGGGCTGCCGTGGTTCGCGGTGGAGTACGAGGCCCGGCTGGCCGGGCTCGCCCATCAGCTCGGCGACATCACGGAGGCGGAGCGCGCGCTGCGGGCCGCCTTGGAGCACGGCGGACCGTATCTGGAAGCCCCTGGGCGGGCTCAGCTGCATCTCCAGCTCGCCGAGGTCCTCGGCGGCCGGGGACGGTCCGAGGAGGCCGCTGAGCACGCCCTGGAGGCCGCTCACTGGGCCGACGAGGCCGGCGAGGGGCCGACGCTGGGTGCCTATGCGCGGCACCAGCTGGGCGGCTTCCTGCTGCGCCAGGGGCGCTGGGCCGAGGCCGCCGAGGTGCTGGAGTCGGCGCTGCCCGACCTGAGCGCCGAGACGCACGGCGACGGCGCGATCGTCCAGACGCAGTGGTGGCTCGGTGACTGTCTCAGCGAGCTGGGCGAACACCGGGCCGCTGCCGAACGGCGCTTGCAGGCGGCCGAGATCGCCCGGACCTGGCCCGAGCAGAACGACCACGCGACCCTCGCCCACCTCGCCGCCGAGTCGCTCGGCCACGCCGACCTGCCCGCCGAGGCGGACCAGGCGTACGAGCGCGCGGGCGACCTGTGGCGGTCCCTGGGGAACGTGCACGGGCTGGTCCGCTCCCTGCGCGCCCGCGCGTGGCTGGCGCTGCGCGCCGACCAAGGGCTGGACCGCGCGCGGGAGTTGATGGCGGGCGCGATCGAGGAGTGCGAGGCCGCGCTGCTCGTGACGGACGACCAGGAGGCGCGGCAGCGGCTCACCGGTGAACTCGGCCACACGCACCGGCAGTTCGGCGAGCTGCTGGCCCGTTCCGTCGCCGAGGAGGCCGAGGACACCGCCATCCAGGCCGCGTTCGAGGACGCCCTGACCCAGACCGCGGAGTCGGTCACCGTCTTCGCCGCCCTCGGGGAGGGCGCGGTGCACACCCGCACCGGCGCCGAACTCGCCGCGGGCTGGCTGGAGGCCGACCTCAGCCGCCCCGCCGACGCGGCGGCACGCGCGCGTGGCGTACTCAAGGCCTACGAAGGTGCCGACGACGGCGACGAGACGGTACGGGCCCGTCGCGCCGAGGCGGAGCAGCTGCTCCAGCTGATGGAGGAACAGACCGACAAGTAA
- the rsmD gene encoding 16S rRNA (guanine(966)-N(2))-methyltransferase RsmD codes for MTRVIAGEAGGRRLAVPPGTGTRPTSDRAREGLFSTWQSLLGAPLNGERVLDLYAGSGAVGLEALSRGASHTLLVEADPKAARVIRENVKNVGLPGAEVRAGKAEQIVQTPASADPYDIVFLDPPYVVPDHDLREILLTLRSGGWLAPDALVTVERSTRGGEFGWPDGFDAIRARRYGEGTFWYGRAASTCEDAR; via the coding sequence ATGACCCGCGTGATCGCCGGCGAAGCCGGCGGACGTCGACTCGCCGTGCCGCCAGGCACCGGCACCCGCCCCACCTCCGACCGTGCACGCGAGGGCCTCTTCTCCACCTGGCAGTCCCTCCTCGGCGCCCCCCTCAACGGCGAACGCGTCCTGGACCTGTACGCGGGCTCAGGCGCCGTAGGCCTGGAGGCACTGTCCCGCGGCGCGAGCCACACCCTCCTCGTCGAGGCCGACCCGAAGGCCGCCCGCGTCATCAGGGAGAACGTCAAGAACGTCGGCCTCCCCGGCGCCGAGGTCAGGGCGGGCAAAGCGGAGCAGATCGTCCAGACGCCGGCGTCGGCGGACCCGTACGACATCGTCTTCCTCGACCCGCCGTACGTTGTCCCAGATCACGATCTTCGGGAGATTCTCCTCACACTCCGGTCCGGGGGCTGGCTCGCGCCGGACGCGCTCGTCACCGTGGAGCGCAGCACCAGAGGCGGCGAATTCGGGTGGCCGGACGGGTTCGACGCGATCCGGGCCCGTCGCTACGGCGAGGGGACCTTTTGGTACGGTCGCGCCGCCTCTACGTGCGAAGACGCACGATGA